One genomic window of Chiloscyllium punctatum isolate Juve2018m chromosome 21, sChiPun1.3, whole genome shotgun sequence includes the following:
- the LOC140492615 gene encoding acetylcholinesterase-like isoform X3: MKLLVVCPLGVLQLLIALCLSQHHSELLVSTKLGKVMGTRMPVLSSYLSAFLGIPFAEPPVGNLRFKKPEAKRPWSGIWNASSYPKICQQYVDTQFPGFPGSEMWNPNKEMSEDCLYLNVWVPSPRPRNATVMVWVYGGGFYSGASTLDVYNGKYLAHTEQMIVVSMNYRVGAFGFLALHGYHEAPGNVGLLDQRLALQWVQENIQFFGGNPKMVTIFGESAGGASVGMHLLSPGSRDLFTRAILQSGSPNCPWATVSVAEGRRRAVELGRLLNCNINSDEELVDCLRAKEPQELIDKEWSVLPYNSVFRFSFVPIIDGDFFPDSLDSMLNSGNFKKTQVLLGVNKDEGSYFLLYGAPGFSKDSESIITREDFMAGVKLSVPHASELGLEAVALQYTDWMDEHNGIKNRDAMDDIVGDHNVICPLIHFAYKYSEFGNSIYMYFFNHRASNLVWPEWMGVIHGYEIEFVFGLPLERHLNYTEEEGMLSRKIMHYWSTFARTGNPNEHHVQKRKWPPFTTTDQKFIDLNLEPIKVNKGLRVQMCAFWNQFLPKLLNATDEEGHYFEWDNTSILGQPKQRHA; the protein is encoded by the exons ATGAAGCTGCTTGTTGTCTGTCCACTGGGGGTGCTTCAGCTTTTGATAGCCCTTTGCCTATCACAGCATCACTCAGAGCTCCTGGTCAGCACCAAGCTGGGGAAAGTGATGGGAACAAGAATGCCAGTTCTGTCCAGCTACCTCAGCGCTTTCCTCGGGATACCATTCGCCGAACCTCCAGTTGGGAACTTACGGTTCAAAAAGCCCGAGGCAAAGAGACCGTGGTCAGGGATCTGGAACGCTTCCTCCTATCCCAAGATCTGTCAGCAATATGTTGACACTCAGTTTCCTGGATTTCCTGGCTCAGAGATGTGGAACCCTAATAAAGAGATGAGTGAAGACTGCTTGTACCTCAATGTGTGGGTCCCCTCCCCTCGGCCAAGAAATGCTACTGTCATGGTGTGGGTCTACGGAGGTGGTTTCTACAGTGGAGCTTCAACATTGGATGTCTACAATGGGAAGTATCTTGCTCACACTGAACAGATGATAGTGGTCTCCATGAACTATAGGGTTGGCGCTTTTGGTTTTCTTGCTCTCCATGGATACCACGAGGCACCAGGAAATGTTGGACTTCTGGATCAGAGGCTGGCATTGCAATGGGTACAGGAGAACATCCAATTCTTTGGTGGAAATCCAAAGATGGTGACTATTTTCGGAGAGAGTGCTGGTGGAGCTTCTGTTGGCATGCATCTCCTTTCCCCAGGGAGCAGAGACCTTTTCACTAGGGCCATCCTACAAAGTGGCTCACCAAATTGTCCGTGGGCAACTGTTTCTGTAGCAGAGGGTCGCAGGAGGGCAGTCGAATTAGGAAGACTCCTGAACTGCAACATCAACAGTGATGAAGAGTTAGTTGATTGTCTTCGGGCAAAAGAGCCTCAAGAACTCATTGACAAGGAATGGTCTGTCCTTCCATACAATAGCGTCTTCAGGTTTTCATTTGTTCCAATCATTGATGGGGACTTCTTCCCAGATTccctggactccatgctgaactCCGGTAACTTCAAGAAAACTCAGGTCTTGTTAGGGGTCAACAAGGATGAAGGTTCCTACTTCCTTCTGTATGGAGCCCCAGGCTTCAGCAAGGACTCCGAAAGCATTATTACTCGTGAAGACTTCATGGCAGGAGTTAAGTTAAGTGTCCCTCATGCAAGCGAGTTGGGGCTGGAAGCTGTTGCCCTTCAGTACACTGACTGGATGGATGAGCACAATGGCATAAAGAACAGAGATGCAATGGATGACATTGTAGGAGACCATAATGTCATCTGCCCTTTAATACACTTTGCCTACAAGTACTCTGAATTTGGTAATAGCATCTACATGTACTTCTTCAATCATCGAGCGTCAAACTTGGTTTGGCCAGAGTGGATGGGAGTCATCCATGGCTATGAGATTGAATTTGTCTTTGGGCTACCTCTGGAGCGGCATCTAAACTACACAGAGGAGGAGGGGATGTTGAGTAGAAAGATAATGCACTACTGGTCGACGTTTGCAAGAACTGG AAACCCAAATGAGCATCATGTGCAGAAAAGAAAATGGCCACCTTTCACCACCACTGACCAGAAGTTCATTGACCTTAATTTGGAGCCTATCAAGGTCAATAAGGGTCTACGAGTTCAGATGTGTGCCTTCTGGAATCAGTTCCTCCCCAAGCTCCTCAATGCCACAG
- the LOC140492615 gene encoding acetylcholinesterase-like isoform X1, translating into MKLLVVCPLGVLQLLIALCLSQHHSELLVSTKLGKVMGTRMPVLSSYLSAFLGIPFAEPPVGNLRFKKPEAKRPWSGIWNASSYPKICQQYVDTQFPGFPGSEMWNPNKEMSEDCLYLNVWVPSPRPRNATVMVWVYGGGFYSGASTLDVYNGKYLAHTEQMIVVSMNYRVGAFGFLALHGYHEAPGNVGLLDQRLALQWVQENIQFFGGNPKMVTIFGESAGGASVGMHLLSPGSRDLFTRAILQSGSPNCPWATVSVAEGRRRAVELGRLLNCNINSDEELVDCLRAKEPQELIDKEWSVLPYNSVFRFSFVPIIDGDFFPDSLDSMLNSGNFKKTQVLLGVNKDEGSYFLLYGAPGFSKDSESIITREDFMAGVKLSVPHASELGLEAVALQYTDWMDEHNGIKNRDAMDDIVGDHNVICPLIHFAYKYSEFGNSIYMYFFNHRASNLVWPEWMGVIHGYEIEFVFGLPLERHLNYTEEEGMLSRKIMHYWSTFARTGNPNEHHVQKRKWPPFTTTDQKFIDLNLEPIKVNKGLRVQMCAFWNQFLPKLLNATGTIDEAERQWKMEFHRWSSYMMHWKNQFDHYSRQERCADL; encoded by the exons ATGAAGCTGCTTGTTGTCTGTCCACTGGGGGTGCTTCAGCTTTTGATAGCCCTTTGCCTATCACAGCATCACTCAGAGCTCCTGGTCAGCACCAAGCTGGGGAAAGTGATGGGAACAAGAATGCCAGTTCTGTCCAGCTACCTCAGCGCTTTCCTCGGGATACCATTCGCCGAACCTCCAGTTGGGAACTTACGGTTCAAAAAGCCCGAGGCAAAGAGACCGTGGTCAGGGATCTGGAACGCTTCCTCCTATCCCAAGATCTGTCAGCAATATGTTGACACTCAGTTTCCTGGATTTCCTGGCTCAGAGATGTGGAACCCTAATAAAGAGATGAGTGAAGACTGCTTGTACCTCAATGTGTGGGTCCCCTCCCCTCGGCCAAGAAATGCTACTGTCATGGTGTGGGTCTACGGAGGTGGTTTCTACAGTGGAGCTTCAACATTGGATGTCTACAATGGGAAGTATCTTGCTCACACTGAACAGATGATAGTGGTCTCCATGAACTATAGGGTTGGCGCTTTTGGTTTTCTTGCTCTCCATGGATACCACGAGGCACCAGGAAATGTTGGACTTCTGGATCAGAGGCTGGCATTGCAATGGGTACAGGAGAACATCCAATTCTTTGGTGGAAATCCAAAGATGGTGACTATTTTCGGAGAGAGTGCTGGTGGAGCTTCTGTTGGCATGCATCTCCTTTCCCCAGGGAGCAGAGACCTTTTCACTAGGGCCATCCTACAAAGTGGCTCACCAAATTGTCCGTGGGCAACTGTTTCTGTAGCAGAGGGTCGCAGGAGGGCAGTCGAATTAGGAAGACTCCTGAACTGCAACATCAACAGTGATGAAGAGTTAGTTGATTGTCTTCGGGCAAAAGAGCCTCAAGAACTCATTGACAAGGAATGGTCTGTCCTTCCATACAATAGCGTCTTCAGGTTTTCATTTGTTCCAATCATTGATGGGGACTTCTTCCCAGATTccctggactccatgctgaactCCGGTAACTTCAAGAAAACTCAGGTCTTGTTAGGGGTCAACAAGGATGAAGGTTCCTACTTCCTTCTGTATGGAGCCCCAGGCTTCAGCAAGGACTCCGAAAGCATTATTACTCGTGAAGACTTCATGGCAGGAGTTAAGTTAAGTGTCCCTCATGCAAGCGAGTTGGGGCTGGAAGCTGTTGCCCTTCAGTACACTGACTGGATGGATGAGCACAATGGCATAAAGAACAGAGATGCAATGGATGACATTGTAGGAGACCATAATGTCATCTGCCCTTTAATACACTTTGCCTACAAGTACTCTGAATTTGGTAATAGCATCTACATGTACTTCTTCAATCATCGAGCGTCAAACTTGGTTTGGCCAGAGTGGATGGGAGTCATCCATGGCTATGAGATTGAATTTGTCTTTGGGCTACCTCTGGAGCGGCATCTAAACTACACAGAGGAGGAGGGGATGTTGAGTAGAAAGATAATGCACTACTGGTCGACGTTTGCAAGAACTGG AAACCCAAATGAGCATCATGTGCAGAAAAGAAAATGGCCACCTTTCACCACCACTGACCAGAAGTTCATTGACCTTAATTTGGAGCCTATCAAGGTCAATAAGGGTCTACGAGTTCAGATGTGTGCCTTCTGGAATCAGTTCCTCCCCAAGCTCCTCAATGCCACAG
- the LOC140492615 gene encoding acetylcholinesterase-like isoform X2, which yields MKLLVVCPLGVLQLLIALCLSQHHSELLVSTKLGKVMGTRMPVLSSYLSAFLGIPFAEPPVGNLRFKKPEAKRPWSGIWNASSYPKICQQYVDTQFPGFPGSEMWNPNKEMSEDCLYLNVWVPSPRPRNATVMVWVYGGGFYSGASTLDVYNGKYLAHTEQMIVVSMNYRVGAFGFLALHGYHEAPGNVGLLDQRLALQWVQENIQFFGGNPKMVTIFGESAGGASVGMHLLSPGSRDLFTRAILQSGSPNCPWATVSVAEGRRRAVELGRLLNCNINSDEELVDCLRAKEPQELIDKEWSVLPYNSVFRFSFVPIIDGDFFPDSLDSMLNSGNFKKTQVLLGVNKDEGSYFLLYGAPGFSKDSESIITREDFMAGVKLSVPHASELGLEAVALQYTDWMDEHNGIKNRDAMDDIVGDHNVICPLIHFAYKYSEFGNSIYMYFFNHRASNLVWPEWMGVIHGYEIEFVFGLPLERHLNYTEEEGMLSRKIMHYWSTFARTGNPNEHHVQKRKWPPFTTTDQKFIDLNLEPIKVNKGLRVQMCAFWNQFLPKLLNATACDGELSSNRTPSLKGNGFSVGLLTLLYFFLN from the exons ATGAAGCTGCTTGTTGTCTGTCCACTGGGGGTGCTTCAGCTTTTGATAGCCCTTTGCCTATCACAGCATCACTCAGAGCTCCTGGTCAGCACCAAGCTGGGGAAAGTGATGGGAACAAGAATGCCAGTTCTGTCCAGCTACCTCAGCGCTTTCCTCGGGATACCATTCGCCGAACCTCCAGTTGGGAACTTACGGTTCAAAAAGCCCGAGGCAAAGAGACCGTGGTCAGGGATCTGGAACGCTTCCTCCTATCCCAAGATCTGTCAGCAATATGTTGACACTCAGTTTCCTGGATTTCCTGGCTCAGAGATGTGGAACCCTAATAAAGAGATGAGTGAAGACTGCTTGTACCTCAATGTGTGGGTCCCCTCCCCTCGGCCAAGAAATGCTACTGTCATGGTGTGGGTCTACGGAGGTGGTTTCTACAGTGGAGCTTCAACATTGGATGTCTACAATGGGAAGTATCTTGCTCACACTGAACAGATGATAGTGGTCTCCATGAACTATAGGGTTGGCGCTTTTGGTTTTCTTGCTCTCCATGGATACCACGAGGCACCAGGAAATGTTGGACTTCTGGATCAGAGGCTGGCATTGCAATGGGTACAGGAGAACATCCAATTCTTTGGTGGAAATCCAAAGATGGTGACTATTTTCGGAGAGAGTGCTGGTGGAGCTTCTGTTGGCATGCATCTCCTTTCCCCAGGGAGCAGAGACCTTTTCACTAGGGCCATCCTACAAAGTGGCTCACCAAATTGTCCGTGGGCAACTGTTTCTGTAGCAGAGGGTCGCAGGAGGGCAGTCGAATTAGGAAGACTCCTGAACTGCAACATCAACAGTGATGAAGAGTTAGTTGATTGTCTTCGGGCAAAAGAGCCTCAAGAACTCATTGACAAGGAATGGTCTGTCCTTCCATACAATAGCGTCTTCAGGTTTTCATTTGTTCCAATCATTGATGGGGACTTCTTCCCAGATTccctggactccatgctgaactCCGGTAACTTCAAGAAAACTCAGGTCTTGTTAGGGGTCAACAAGGATGAAGGTTCCTACTTCCTTCTGTATGGAGCCCCAGGCTTCAGCAAGGACTCCGAAAGCATTATTACTCGTGAAGACTTCATGGCAGGAGTTAAGTTAAGTGTCCCTCATGCAAGCGAGTTGGGGCTGGAAGCTGTTGCCCTTCAGTACACTGACTGGATGGATGAGCACAATGGCATAAAGAACAGAGATGCAATGGATGACATTGTAGGAGACCATAATGTCATCTGCCCTTTAATACACTTTGCCTACAAGTACTCTGAATTTGGTAATAGCATCTACATGTACTTCTTCAATCATCGAGCGTCAAACTTGGTTTGGCCAGAGTGGATGGGAGTCATCCATGGCTATGAGATTGAATTTGTCTTTGGGCTACCTCTGGAGCGGCATCTAAACTACACAGAGGAGGAGGGGATGTTGAGTAGAAAGATAATGCACTACTGGTCGACGTTTGCAAGAACTGG AAACCCAAATGAGCATCATGTGCAGAAAAGAAAATGGCCACCTTTCACCACCACTGACCAGAAGTTCATTGACCTTAATTTGGAGCCTATCAAGGTCAATAAGGGTCTACGAGTTCAGATGTGTGCCTTCTGGAATCAGTTCCTCCCCAAGCTCCTCAATGCCACAG CCTGTGATGGAGAACTTTCTAGCAACAGAACACCTAGTTTGAAAGGGAATGGTTTCAGTGTTGGTTTATTGACCCTTCTCTATTTCTTTCTCAACTAA